A portion of the Bacteroides faecium genome contains these proteins:
- a CDS encoding rhamnogalacturonan lyase family protein, which translates to MKKILYTLGLFGLLTFGACSDTDPVVDEEPEFNFNIKEEPLKDLPTEVITGSRAMWVSYDPMSETDQHNATGISSALVSWRLLLTDPENIAFDIYKSEDGGEEVKLNEEAITKTTCWVDENINPAKTNYYRVTLAGQEETICDYTFTSEMATKFYREIILRSDVPDAALTYAPDDIQLGELDGDGELEIVIKREPYDGANQGGWRNGTTLLEAYKLDGTFLWRIDLGLNIRSGSHYTSYILYDFDGDGLCEIAFRSSEGTKFPNGRIITDANGLVNDYRLRDTNGVGWYSGKSLYSTAGLVLEGPEYISICRGFDGCEITRTPNIPRGHEDESKVARAQYWNSYWGDDYGNRMDRFFIGAAYLDGIPDETTGVRKSNPSLIISRGIYKNWQVWALDLQGNELVNRWKFDTADHSEKWLAMCSHSFRVADLDDDGKDEILYGSAAIDDDGSELWCTGNGHGDCLYVGRFIQNPQQINPLFGKQQIVASFEEQDTYSTQGLGYACQVIDAKTGNLIAGHGAGKNGDVGRCIVADVDPDSPDFEYYSSLQSGMYSCSSGRVVSTDYPKGIGSGVMYNAAIYWSGQPTREMYDRACIVSYKGNPDVNKTNKNRLVYFGHYGSNDGNHGTKFNPCYYGDFLGDYREEVILGSNDNRSIYIFSTNHPTTHRLRHLMTDHTYDMSQAMQNIGYNQGTNLGYYVGAETMK; encoded by the coding sequence ATGAAGAAAATATTATATACACTGGGACTGTTTGGATTATTGACATTTGGAGCATGCTCGGATACTGATCCGGTAGTGGATGAAGAACCGGAATTTAATTTTAATATTAAGGAAGAACCGTTGAAAGACCTGCCTACGGAGGTTATTACGGGAAGTCGTGCTATGTGGGTGAGCTATGACCCTATGTCTGAAACTGATCAACATAATGCCACAGGAATTTCTTCGGCGTTAGTTAGTTGGAGATTGCTGTTGACCGATCCGGAAAATATAGCTTTCGATATTTATAAGTCAGAAGATGGGGGTGAAGAAGTCAAGTTAAATGAAGAGGCGATAACGAAGACTACTTGTTGGGTAGATGAGAATATTAATCCCGCAAAAACAAATTATTATCGGGTGACATTGGCTGGTCAAGAGGAAACAATCTGTGACTACACGTTTACTTCTGAGATGGCGACAAAATTCTATCGGGAGATTATACTAAGAAGTGATGTGCCCGATGCTGCATTGACATATGCTCCTGATGATATTCAATTGGGTGAACTGGATGGAGACGGAGAACTGGAAATTGTAATTAAGAGAGAGCCGTATGATGGAGCCAATCAAGGAGGATGGCGCAATGGAACCACTCTTTTAGAGGCTTACAAACTGGACGGTACCTTCTTGTGGCGTATAGACTTAGGTCTTAACATTCGTTCCGGCTCACATTATACTTCTTATATTTTATATGATTTTGATGGAGACGGCTTGTGTGAAATTGCATTCCGTTCATCTGAAGGAACTAAATTTCCTAATGGAAGAATAATTACCGATGCTAATGGGCTGGTGAATGATTATCGTTTGCGGGATACGAACGGTGTGGGGTGGTATTCCGGAAAAAGTCTGTATTCTACTGCCGGACTAGTTTTGGAAGGTCCTGAATACATTTCTATCTGTCGTGGATTTGACGGTTGTGAGATTACCCGTACTCCCAATATACCTCGTGGCCATGAGGACGAATCAAAGGTAGCGCGTGCCCAATATTGGAATTCTTATTGGGGAGATGACTATGGAAACCGTATGGATCGTTTCTTCATTGGAGCAGCTTATTTGGATGGTATACCTGACGAGACGACTGGTGTAAGAAAAAGTAATCCAAGTTTGATTATTTCTCGTGGCATTTATAAAAACTGGCAAGTGTGGGCACTTGACCTACAAGGAAACGAATTGGTTAATCGTTGGAAGTTTGACACTGCCGACCATAGTGAGAAATGGCTGGCAATGTGTTCACATTCCTTCCGTGTGGCTGATTTGGATGATGATGGAAAGGATGAAATATTGTATGGCTCGGCTGCTATTGATGATGATGGAAGTGAGCTGTGGTGTACCGGAAACGGACATGGAGACTGCTTGTATGTGGGACGGTTTATTCAGAATCCCCAGCAGATAAATCCATTATTCGGCAAACAACAGATTGTAGCTTCTTTTGAAGAGCAGGATACATATAGCACACAGGGATTAGGATATGCTTGTCAGGTGATTGATGCGAAAACAGGGAACTTGATTGCCGGGCATGGAGCAGGTAAAAACGGGGATGTGGGACGTTGTATCGTAGCGGATGTAGATCCGGACAGTCCGGATTTTGAGTATTATTCGTCTTTACAGTCGGGAATGTATAGTTGCAGCAGTGGCCGTGTTGTCTCAACCGACTATCCGAAAGGGATTGGTAGCGGTGTGATGTACAATGCCGCTATTTATTGGAGCGGTCAACCGACAAGGGAAATGTATGACCGTGCTTGTATTGTAAGCTATAAGGGAAATCCGGATGTAAATAAAACGAATAAGAATCGTTTGGTATATTTCGGACACTATGGAAGTAATGACGGAAACCATGGTACGAAATTTAATCCTTGCTATTATGGAGATTTCTTAGGTGACTATCGCGAAGAAGTTATTTTAGGTTCGAACGATAATAGGTCTATCTATATTTTCTCCACTAATCATCCTACTACCCATCGTCTTCGACATCTGATGACTGATCATACTTATGATATGTCTCAGGCAATGCAAAACATAGGCTATAACCAAGGAACTAATCTGGGCTATTATGTAGGTGCTGAAACGATGAAATAA